Genomic window (Helianthus annuus cultivar XRQ/B chromosome 3, HanXRQr2.0-SUNRISE, whole genome shotgun sequence):
TATTGaataaataaaagtaataaataagcaaaattttcatttttatagaaTGCTGCACCCTAGATGGCGAAAGTCCAGTAGCCGAAAGCATCACTAGCTTACGCTCTGACCCGAGTAGCATGGGGCACGTGGAATCCCGTGTGAATCAGCAAGGACCACCTTGCAAGGCTAAATACTCCTGGGTGACCGATAGCGAAGTAGTACCGTGAGGGAAGGGTGAAAAGAACCCCCATCGGGGAGTGAAATAGAACATGAAACCGTAAGCTCCCAAGCAGTGGGAGGAGCCCGGGGCTCTGACCGCGTGCCTGTTGAAGAATGAGCCGGCGACTCATAGGCAGTGGCTTGGTTAAGGGAACCCACCAGAGCCGTAGCGAAAGCGAGTCTTCATAGGGCAATTGTCACTGCTTATGGACCCGAACCTGGGTGATCTATCCATGACCAGGAAAGATACAAAATAGAACTTCTAAAGTAGGCCCTGTTCCTGGTCAGAAATATAGTGAAATCACCTTTCCTATTCTTTCCCCGGACGAAAGACATTCACTTCTTAAAATATCCTATATACGTAGGTGGAAACAGGGGTTCTACCAATTGATATCTTTCCAAAAAGAATTCAAAGTCAATTTCTTGATTTGTATCTTCAATTTTTGGAAACTTAGAAAGCTCTTCTGCCAAACCCTGATCAATGAACCTACAAAATCCTTCAAACTGTATCTGATAACTAGCATGAATGCGCTAACTATGAATATGATGCCTGAAGATGAAGACCAACTTTATATCACCCTTCAATTCGAATTAGCAAAAGCAATGTCTCCTTGCATAATATGGATTCCAAACATTCATGATCTGGATGTGAATGAGTCAAATTACTTCTCCCTAGGTCTATTAGTGAACCTTCTCTCCAGGGATTATGAAACTAGAAATATTCTTGTTATTGCTTCGACTCATATTCCCCAAAAAGTGGATCCCGCTCTAATAGCTCCGAATAAATTAAATACGTGCATTAAGATACGAAGGCTTCTTATTCCACAACAACGAAAGCACTTTTTCACTCTTTCATATACTAGGGGATTTCACTTGGAAAAGAAAATGTTCCATACTAATGGATTCGGGTCCATAACCATGGGTTCCAATGCACGAGATCTTGTAGCACTTACCAATGAGGCCCTATCGATTAGTATTACACAGAAGAAATCAATTATAGATACTAATACAATTAGATCCGCTCTTCATAGACAAATTTGGGATTTGCGATCCCAGGTAAGATCGGTCCAGGATCATGGGATCCTTTTCTATCAGATAGGAAGGGCTGTAGCACAAAATGTACTTTTAAGTAATTGCCCCATAGAtcctatatctatctatatgaaAAAGAAATCATGTAACGAAGTGGATTTTTATTTGTACAATTGGTACTTCGAACTTGGAACGAGCATGAAGAAATTAACGATACTTCTTTATCTTTTGAGTTGTTCTGCCGGATCGGTCACTCAAGATCTTTGGTCTCTACCCGGACCCGATGAAAAAAATGGGATCACTCCTTATGGACTCGTTGAGAATGATTCTGGTCTAGTTCGTGGCCTATTAGAAGTGGAAGGCGCTCGTGCATGATAAATACCGCCAAAGCCCAATACTGCAGAGGAAATTAAATGAAGTACTCCAGATACAAAGTATGGAAAAGTATCTATAACTTCCCCACCAGGACCTACCCCCCACATAACATTGCAACAATTAAGTTCTTTTATTGATATTGATTGGGCTGAAAATTGGAGATATATAGAAAACTCATTCCATATAGTAAATAAATTAAGAAGTCAGCAATAGTCAGGAATTCTTGACGATACCGAGCTGGAACAACCTGTTCTTCCTGAATACCCTGATTCAAGGCCAAAGAATTTCCTGCTGCTACCATATAGTATTCATCTGAAAGTTATCACTTAGTAAGTTTCCATACCAAGGCTCAATCCAATTAAGTCCGTAGCGTCTACCAATTTCGCCATATCCCCCTTTTTGAGATGAAAATCTCATTGCGATCTCGTTCCCCTTTTTCTTTCATTTATACCGGAACCTTTGAATTCCTTAGATAGATGCCGATTCCTGTCTCGAAAAAGTGTTTTCTCCTCTTTGTCTTTGATTTCTTGTCTATCTTCTATAGGAGGCTCTTTTACAAGAAATCTCTAGCCAACCTTACTGCAAGAGATCTTTTCTTAACATCAAACGTATTGGTACTAGAGAGAAATGATAACTCCAACAATTTCTTTGTTACTGCCAATTATTCATTTTATATTCACTTTGATATTAACAAATTAATGAGCCGATTTTTTGATCTGATTATTCCGATATTTTAGGACTTTAATAGAGGAGATAACGATGTGGAAAACAAGACAGGAATTCTCTACAATGACACTGTAGACCAATGGAAGGGATGTAGCGCAGCTTGGTAGCGCGTTTGTTTTGGGTACAAAATGTCACGGGTTCAAATCCTGTCATCCCGTTGAAAATTCGTCCGAGAGTCGCTCCACCGACCGGAACACTTAGCGGAGCTCCCGTATCAATTACGTCCATTCCTCTCGTTAGACCGTCTGTAGCACTCATAAGAAGAATTAGGCCAAAAATTAGGATACATTCTGGGAAAATCAAACTTCCATCGAAGAGAAGCAAATGAAAGGCTTTCATAAAAATTCTCGTAGAATCGAGAATGAAGTTTTCATTCTGTACATGCCAGATCATGAATTAGTAACTGCATCCAATTTCTAAAAAAATCCCAATTGTTTCCATTTGTCAATTGACAGTATGACGTAGGGCGCAATATAATTGAAGTGGTCAAATCCTATTTTGGTAAAGCAAGCACCTTGAAGTAAAGGATCTTGGATCCAGACCCTTTTGTGAATGAGAAAGATAAAGACGATAAAGACCAATGAAATCGCGTTTTCAGATTGTAAATGGTAAAGTTTGATTACCATTAACCTCCAGAATAGTTAACGAGTTTTTCGGTTTGATTCATCTCTTTCAAAGACCCAACATGCATTTTTTGTGCATTGGGCTCTTTCATTAACTGATAGAAATATCAGCTAGTCCGCCATTTTTATTTTTGACAGAAAAATAAGAAGATGGCTCCATGTGCTCTAACGAAAGCACTTTTTCACTCTTTCATATACTAGGGGATTTCACTTGGAAAAGAAAATGTTCCATACTAATGGATAAATACATATTTTTGTGACAAGTAAGATAACTCAAAAAAAATATTTGACTTCCGCTTACTATTTCTAAGATTATCAAAAGCCTTTTTTATAGTCCTAGTCGAAGCACAAAAATTAAAGCTTCTACAAATACAGATACACCTAATACATCGAAACTCATTGCCCATGCATTGGGTCGAACTCTTCTTTGGTGTCAAGGTAATCGCGATGAATAGTCATCGACTTCGGGGAAAGGCTAGAAGAATGGGTCTTTTTTTACTATTATTTCAATTTTAGTTCTTGTATTTTTTCCATCGTATTCTTTTATTAACCTTTATATTGACAATATTGTATCGAACAAATATAATTCATCGTGATAAGCAGCTCTAACAAGGAAACACCACTTCAATTGTCTCACGGATCCAAATAAAGAATCCAAATATATTTGAAATGAGACgaaaaaaaagggggggggggttaaagaccactcaaaaaaaaaaaaaaaagaaaaatcttAATTTCTTTAAGATATTTGAGAATTTTTGAACTTGAGTTATGAGTACAAATGATTTTTTTTCAGGAAGGAAGCTAAATAAAAATGACTATGAGTTAAATTATAGACTAATTTACCTGACGTATACGAAGGAGTGCGGTTCGTTCGATAAATTCCTACCTCTCTATCTATCTCAAACCCAAACGAACAAAATGTTGAATTGAATCGTACCAGCCACTGGGGGTTATTACTCATTTTTGTACTTGCCGTTTTATTTTCCAATTATTTCAACACGGATTCCTATTTCTCAATGATATTCCACGATCAATACAATTGGCTGAATCCCGTGAAATCATTTCATAGAAGTTCATTGAGATCTTCTTTTTATAAAGGAAATCAACTTCGATTCTTGAATAATCCACATCACTTCTGCTTCTATTGTAACAAAAGATTCCCCTTCTCTGTACCGACTGAACCAATGACTATTCATGATTCCACA
Coding sequences:
- the LOC118490574 gene encoding protein Ycf2-like translates to MNMMPEDEDQLYITLQFELAKAMSPCIIWIPNIHDLDVNESNYFSLGLLVNLLSRDYETRNILVIASTHIPQKVDPALIAPNKLNTCIKIRRLLIPQQRKHFFTLSYTRGFHLEKKMFHTNGFGSITMGSNARDLVALTNEALSISITQKKSIIDTNTIRSALHRQIWDLRSQVRSVQDHGILFYQIGRAVAQNVLLSNCPIDPISIYMKKKSCNEVDFYLYNWYFELGTSMKKLTILLYLLSCSAGSVTQDLWSLPGPDEKNGITPYGLVENDSGLVRGLLEVEGARA